The following are from one region of the Nicotiana tomentosiformis chromosome 7, ASM39032v3, whole genome shotgun sequence genome:
- the LOC138896350 gene encoding uncharacterized protein, giving the protein MEVYIDDMLVKSLNAGDHLKHLHESLDILSKNNMKLNPEKCAFGISSGLLPLATKEAVMVSESTSGVWTLFTDGASNVKGSGLGIVLITPSGETLRQAIRTVPLTNNEAEYEALIAGLELARGLDSEVIEIKCDLQLVVNQVYGIFETKDEYMQQYVVKVHALLVRFREWLVTYIPREDNVEADALANLGSSMEIKGSESGMVVQLMNSVLDTDGYFEVLIRRSENVKW; this is encoded by the exons atggaagtttatatagatgatatgctcgttaagtctttaaatgcaggtgatcatcttaaacatctgCATGAATCTTTGGACATCCTAAGTAAGaataatatgaaacttaatcccgagaaatgCGCGTTTGGGATCAGCTCTG GATTATTGCCtttggcaaccaaggaggcagtaatggtgtcggaatcgacatcaggggtttggaccttatttacggacggagcttccaatGTAAAAGGTTCTGGGCTCggtatagtcttaatcacgccttcgggggaaaccctaaggcaggccatCAGAACGGTCcctttaactaataatgaagcagagtatgaagctttgattgcagggcttgaattggcccggggacttgactctgaggtcatcgaaatcaaatgcgacttacaactggtggtaaatcaggtctacgggatcttcgagaCCAAAGATGAGtatatgcaacaatacgtggtaaaggtgcATGCTCTGTTGGTGCGATTTCGAGAGTGGTTAGTTACTTATATACCAAGGGAAGATAACGTAGAAGCAGACGCATTGGCAAACCTAGGATCATCGAtggaaataaagggatcggagtccgggatggtagtacaactgatgaactcagtcctggatacagatggttactTTGAG gtccttatcagaagatcggagaacgtGAAATGGTAG